From the Chloroflexota bacterium genome, the window AATGAGCGCGTATTCCACCAGGCCCTGCCCGGTTTCGTTCGTTTTCTTCAGGCTAAACATCATGATCAGTTCATCCCTTTCGGCGTTGAGTTTGGCCCTTAATTTACAGGCGGCTCACTGCCTATTTTATTGCCTGATCGCGTAAAGTTTGCGTAAAGACCGTTCTACATGTTCGCGCACCAGCCGCTCGTCCGTTTCATCGCGGCATTTTTTCAGGGCCGAAACCGCCTTCTCATCCCCGCGGTTGCCCAGGGCCACGGCCACGTTTCGCAAATAGCCGCGCCGCTTCGTCCGTTTGATGGGACTGCCTTTGAACTTGGCGTTGAACTGCTCCGGGCTGAGTGAAAGTTCCTCGATGAGAGTCGGCGGCGGACGGCGGGGGGCAAGCGCCGGTTCGGGGGGAAGCGAGTCGGCAAAACGAACGTTCCACGGGCAAACCGCCTGGCAAATATCACAGCCGAAAATCCAGCCGCCCATTGCGTCGCCCAAGTCTTCCGGGATCGCGCCTTTGAGTTCGATAGTCAAATAGGAAATACAACGGCGCGCGTCAAGCGTCCGGTTGTTAAGAATCGCGTCGGTCGGGCAAGCCTCGATACAGCGCGTGCAGGTTCCGCAGTGATCAACAGTGAAGGGCGGGTCGGATGGAAGCTCAAGGTCAATCAACGCTTCGCCGAGGAGGAAGTACGACCCGGCCTTTGGGTTGATGAGCATCGAGTTCTTGCCGATCCAGCCCAGCCCGGCGCGCTGGGCCAGTTCGCGCTCCAGGATCGGGCCGGTGTCGGTGTAGATTTTGTGAGCGATGGGGTGGCCGACTTCAGCCTCAAGCCAGTCAACGAGTTGGCTGAGGCGGGGCGGGATCACATCGTGGTAATCGTCGCCGAGGGCGTAAGCGGCGATTGGCCCAACTTCATTGCCCCGTTGATAGGGCAGGGCGACGACGACGATGCTTTTGCAAGTGGGCAGGATCAAGCGCGGGTCGGCGCGGCGCTGGCGGGCGCGCCCGGTTGCGAGATAAGCCATCTCGCCGTGCAAGCCGTCCGCAAGCCACTGTTCGTATTCGTCGAGGTGAGGCGGCGGGTCGGGCGAGGTAATGCCGCAAAAGGCAAAGCCCAGTTCGCGGGCGCGGGCTTTTAGACGGGCAGAGATGTTTGACAACGGATGTAACAGAATAAACGGATTTGGAAGTTGGAGATTGGGATTTTGGATTTTGGGATTTGTTATTGATTACTGCTTGTCCAGCCACTCGCTCAACTTGCCCAGCCCGGCCATGACCAGGGCTAGGACGCCCACCAGCCCCACTGCCGGAATCAGACAGGCCAGCGCGCCCAGGACGCCGCCGCCGCCGTAAAACAACCCGATGAGGCCCACCCCGGCCAGAAACAGAATCACAAAGAAGCCGATGAGCAAATTGCGGTTCGTCGCGGCGCTCAGGGCGCGGTAGTTGGTGGGCGGCTTGGGCTTGTCGGGTTGCATGGGGTTGGACGCAGATTCACGCAGATTTACGCAGATAAAGAAAAAAATCAGCGTTCATCCGCGTCCCATTTTTATGGGTAGATGCCGCGAATCAGGGTGGCGTCGGCCACGCGCTTGATGGCCAGGGTTTGGGCGGCGGTACGATTGTCAATCTTGAGGCGCTGGGCAGTGGCCAGCACGTCCTTGAAGGCTTTGGTCACGTGCCGCTCCAATTGCTTGTTGATCTCGACTTCTTCCCAGAAGAACGATTGCAAATCCTGCACCCACTCGAAGTAACTCACTACCACGCCGCCGCCGTTGCACAACACGTCGGGGATGATGAAGACGCCTTTGTCGTTGAGGATGTTGTCGGCTTCGGGGGTGGTGGGGCCGTTGGCGCCCTCGGCCAGCACTTTGCATTTCACATTGTTGGCGTTGGCGGAGGTGCTTTGATTCTCCAGCGCGGCGGGGATGAGCAGATCAACTTTGAGGGCCAGCAGTTCGTCGTTGGTGATCGTGTCTACGCCGGGGAAGCCGACGACGGAGCGAGTCTCGCCCAGGTAGCGGATCAGGGCCGGGATGTCGAGTCCGTTTTTGTTGTAGACGCCGCCGGTCACATCGGTGACGGCCACGACCGTCATCCCCATTTCGTGGGCGGTGCGGGCCGCTATCGAGCCGACGTTGCCGAATCCCTGCACGGCGGTGGTCGTTCCTTCAATCGGCAGGTTCAAGTGTTTCATGGCTTCGCGGGCGGTCACCATCACTCCGCGCCCGGTAGCCTCGATGCGGCCTTGCGAGCCGCCGATTTCTATCGGCTTGCCGGTGACGACGGCGGGCATGGAGAAGCCGTGATGCATGGAGTAGGTGTCCATGATCCAGGCCATGATCTGGCCGTTGGTGCCCACGTCGGGGGCGGGCACGTCGCTTTGCGGGTTCATGAGGATGGAGATTTCAGTAGCGTAGCGGCGGGTGAGGGTTTCGATTTCCTGCGCCGAGAGAGTCTTGGGATCAACGATGACGCCGCCTTTCGCGCCGCCGTAGGGCAGGCCCATGAGCGAGCATTTCCACGTCATCCACATTGCCAGCGCCCGCATTTCGTCGAGGGTCACGTCCTGGTGGTAGCGGATGCCGCCTTTGGTGGGGCCAAGAGCGGTGTTGTGGTGGACGCGAAACCCGGTGAAGACTTTGACGTCACCACTGTCCATCTTCACCGGGAAGTTAACGGTCAGCTCTCGTTTGGGGTAGCGCAGGTGCTCGACGATGCCGCGCTTGAGGTTGAGGTGGGCGACGGCTTTGTCGTACTGCGCCAGCGCGTTTTGATACGGGTTGGTTTCGGCCATAAAGGTTGTCTCCTGAGACAAGACACCGAGTGTTCGCTTTGCGCAAACACTCGGTATTTGAAGTTTGTGGCGCGGATTGTAGCAAACTTTGGGGAAACGGGCGAGGTGATGGGCAGGTTGGCTGAAAGGTAAGCAGGTTTTTTGCCACGAATCGCTTCGCGCGAATTGCCGCGAATTTCGTAACGGCCCAGGATACGCCCGGCCACGCCGGACAGGTTTTTTGGAGAGTAAGGTGATGAGGATGAGCCGTTCTAATCCGCCAAGCACCTTTGTTCTTTCATTGCCTTTGGGTGTGCAGGGGAAGCTTCTCGGCAGAAGCAGGGATGACTTGGAACCAAAGGTAATAGGCGGATTAGAGCAAATTCCGAGTTGATTTACGGGTTCCAGACTTCCGAAGTCTTCAAGACTTCGGAAGTCTGGACGGACGATGCCGTAAACCAACCTGGAAACCGCTCTAGAAGCTCAGTCTCGCCTCTTCTTCTGCCTCTTCGGCTTCGCTTCGCCCTCGTCGCTCTCTTCATCCGCTACGTCCGCTTTCGATCCGCCGCCCACCGCCTCCCGCTTCAAGTTCTCCTCCAACAGCCGCGCCAGAATCTCGTCGTCCGAAATGTCGTGCGGCCAGCTGTAGGCGTCGAGCACGGCGTGGTCGAGTCTCTCGTGGGCCAACTGGAGCCAGGTGGGGCGCTCGTTGTAGAGGTTGGTGAGAGTGCGCTTTTTGAGGTCTTCGCGGATGGCTGACGGCTGGTCTTTGTACGGGTTGAGCCAGTGCTCGCGTTTCTCGTTCAACTCGCGGGCGGCCTCGGCGATGGCTTCCTTTTGTTTTGGCGTGGGGCGGGGGAAGGGGAAGGTTTCGAAGGTGGTGGTGGGTGTGTAACGAGGACGGTCTTCGAGCGATGTGCCGAGTCGCAAGGCCCAGAGTTCGTGAACTTTGGAGTGAAGGACGCCGAAGGTGTAATCGTCGTCGCGGGCGAAAACTACAACGGCATGATCGGCGAGAACATCGCTGTTGAGCCACACAAAGACTCTATACTTGGCATGGATGGGACTTGCAATGTATCGCTTCTGTTTCTTCAGAATTCCCCTGTATCTCGGAGAAGGCCTGGCATGTAGCCACCAATACTCGCGTTGAATTTTCTCGTTTCTATTCCTCCTTTCCGGGTAAACAACTTTCTTGACGTGTTCAAATGGCGCTTCGTATAAAGCCGCCTCTTCCATGGGCATATCAACCCCAAAATCAATCACCCAAGTTTCGTCTGTACGTCTCAATATTTGCATTGCGTTGATGGAACGCTTCACAACATCTCGCGGATCGCGGCCAAAAGGATTCGGTTTGGACAAGAACTCCCTGGCTTTTGCAGGCGTGATTTCAAACGACCCTTTCTGTTGGGAGCCGTAAAAACAAATGCCAAGGTTCTCTTTCAGCCTTCGAGCTTGAGTCAGGTCAAAGGAAGCAGTCAAGTCAGAGTTGACGATGGAAACGGGCAGATCGTCGAGCACGCGTAGTTTCTCTGAGTTGTCATCGAATCCAATCATGGAAACGTTGACAGCCGCGCCGTCGAGAATCCAATCGCGGTCAGAAATAGCCCAGAAAATATCACCGCTCTCTTTGATCCGTTTCAATGCTTCACGATTCACACCGCCACGAATCGAGTTTGTCGCCAGCAGTCCGGCGCGCTTGGCCTTAGCCTCGGCAATCATCGCTCGCGCTTTCTCAAACCAGTAACAGCACAAGTCGCTGAAGGCTGGCACGCGGCCTTCATAAAGTTTGAAGAGAGCGTCTACGTATTCGTCGCTCAGCACGGCACGAATACGGTTGCCGCCCAGAAACGGCGGGTTGCCCACAATCACCTCGGCGGCGGGCCACTCAGGTTCTTTGGGCTTTTGGGGTTGGCGGGCTGTGCCTTGAAGTTGGGCTTTTGGAATTTCCAGAACGGCATCCATCTGCTTGATAGTGTCGAGCGGTTTCAAGATGGGTTGCTCGCCGGCGGGCGCGTAGCCGTTCTTCACTTTCCATTGTAGGTAGCCGATCCAGACGACGATGCTGGCCAGTTGAAAGGCAAAGTCGTCCTTTTCGAGGCCGCGCAGTTGAATCGGGGTGACTCGCGGCTCCAGGTCGGGGAGGCCAACGTCGAGGCCGAAGGTGATGACCTGCTTCTCCAAATCCTTGAGCATCGAGAGGCTGACGTACAAAAAATTTCCCGAACCGCAAGCGGGATCCAGGACAGTCGTCGAGACCAGCTTTTCCTGAAACCCTTTCAGCAATCTCTCCAACTCGGCTTTCTGCTTACTGCTTTCTACTTCCTTCTTCTCAAACCGCCAGCCCAGGTAACCCGCCGCCGCGTCCTTCACTTCTTCCCACTCGCGCCTCAGCGGGGCCATAAGCACCGGCTCGACCAGGGTTTCGATGTCGGCGCGGGAGGTGTAGTGCGCGCCCAACTGCGCCCGCTTGCCTTCCACGTCCAGGGCGCGCTCGAAGAGCGTGCCGAAGATGCTGGGGTCCACGTCGGCCCAATTAAGAGTGGCGGCTTCCACCAGGAGACGGGTGTCCGCCCCGTCGAAAGGAACCACGTCGGGGTCGCCGTCGGCGTCCGAAAAGAGACCGCCGTCGAAATGCAGAA encodes:
- a CDS encoding class I SAM-dependent DNA methyltransferase codes for the protein MDKTGETFTYQKGVTKSITPFLKPPKRARKSKADEKTLPLLAPTPAPAPSQSDDQATEGGRGYADVWFRRHFAVEYKTAGKHKDLTAAYRQLLFYKDALENPPLLVVCDIEHFEIHTNFTNTETRVYKFTNADIASPRSVPGSRFTAVQILDKLFHDPEGLRPEKTVEAVTREAADKFAQLADSMHHKHNVPYAQAARFLVKLVFCLFCEDVGLLPAGIFSRIVAATQDSPREFTRHVRDLFGAMATGGRIVWGEPILHFDGGLFSDADGDPDVVPFDGADTRLLVEAATLNWADVDPSIFGTLFERALDVEGKRAQLGAHYTSRADIETLVEPVLMAPLRREWEEVKDAAAGYLGWRFEKKEVESSKQKAELERLLKGFQEKLVSTTVLDPACGSGNFLYVSLSMLKDLEKQVITFGLDVGLPDLEPRVTPIQLRGLEKDDFAFQLASIVVWIGYLQWKVKNGYAPAGEQPILKPLDTIKQMDAVLEIPKAQLQGTARQPQKPKEPEWPAAEVIVGNPPFLGGNRIRAVLSDEYVDALFKLYEGRVPAFSDLCCYWFEKARAMIAEAKAKRAGLLATNSIRGGVNREALKRIKESGDIFWAISDRDWILDGAAVNVSMIGFDDNSEKLRVLDDLPVSIVNSDLTASFDLTQARRLKENLGICFYGSQQKGSFEITPAKAREFLSKPNPFGRDPRDVVKRSINAMQILRRTDETWVIDFGVDMPMEEAALYEAPFEHVKKVVYPERRNRNEKIQREYWWLHARPSPRYRGILKKQKRYIASPIHAKYRVFVWLNSDVLADHAVVVFARDDDYTFGVLHSKVHELWALRLGTSLEDRPRYTPTTTFETFPFPRPTPKQKEAIAEAARELNEKREHWLNPYKDQPSAIREDLKKRTLTNLYNERPTWLQLAHERLDHAVLDAYSWPHDISDDEILARLLEENLKREAVGGGSKADVADEESDEGEAKPKRQKKRRD
- the queG gene encoding tRNA epoxyqueuosine(34) reductase QueG, coding for MSNISARLKARARELGFAFCGITSPDPPPHLDEYEQWLADGLHGEMAYLATGRARQRRADPRLILPTCKSIVVVALPYQRGNEVGPIAAYALGDDYHDVIPPRLSQLVDWLEAEVGHPIAHKIYTDTGPILERELAQRAGLGWIGKNSMLINPKAGSYFLLGEALIDLELPSDPPFTVDHCGTCTRCIEACPTDAILNNRTLDARRCISYLTIELKGAIPEDLGDAMGGWIFGCDICQAVCPWNVRFADSLPPEPALAPRRPPPTLIEELSLSPEQFNAKFKGSPIKRTKRRGYLRNVAVALGNRGDEKAVSALKKCRDETDERLVREHVERSLRKLYAIRQ
- a CDS encoding Glu/Leu/Phe/Val dehydrogenase encodes the protein MAETNPYQNALAQYDKAVAHLNLKRGIVEHLRYPKRELTVNFPVKMDSGDVKVFTGFRVHHNTALGPTKGGIRYHQDVTLDEMRALAMWMTWKCSLMGLPYGGAKGGVIVDPKTLSAQEIETLTRRYATEISILMNPQSDVPAPDVGTNGQIMAWIMDTYSMHHGFSMPAVVTGKPIEIGGSQGRIEATGRGVMVTAREAMKHLNLPIEGTTTAVQGFGNVGSIAARTAHEMGMTVVAVTDVTGGVYNKNGLDIPALIRYLGETRSVVGFPGVDTITNDELLALKVDLLIPAALENQSTSANANNVKCKVLAEGANGPTTPEADNILNDKGVFIIPDVLCNGGGVVVSYFEWVQDLQSFFWEEVEINKQLERHVTKAFKDVLATAQRLKIDNRTAAQTLAIKRVADATLIRGIYP